From the Desulfarculaceae bacterium genome, one window contains:
- a CDS encoding glycosyltransferase family 2 protein yields MNQEQPQITVAMISMNEEAAVGKVIADIQAAAPGTHILLVDSSKDRTPEIAQAAGAEVIRQFPPKGYGPAMMRALTSARGQVVVTLDCDDTYPTDRILPMAEEILFGRADLVDASRLEKKPEAMPWINFLANWGFAWLASILFLRRVTDLHSGMRAYRTSLFDEMSFQAQGSALPVELLLKPMAKGKKVKAIFIPYDERTGESTLDPLKSAWWTLKRILRVRFGF; encoded by the coding sequence ATGAACCAAGAGCAGCCCCAAATCACCGTGGCCATGATCTCCATGAACGAGGAGGCGGCCGTGGGCAAGGTAATCGCCGATATCCAGGCGGCCGCGCCCGGCACGCACATCCTTTTGGTGGACTCCAGCAAGGACCGCACCCCGGAGATCGCCCAGGCGGCCGGGGCCGAGGTGATCCGCCAGTTCCCGCCCAAGGGCTACGGACCGGCCATGATGCGCGCCCTCACCTCGGCCCGGGGCCAGGTGGTGGTCACCCTAGACTGCGACGATACCTATCCCACGGACCGCATTCTGCCCATGGCCGAAGAAATACTCTTCGGCCGGGCCGACCTGGTGGACGCCAGCCGCCTGGAAAAGAAACCCGAGGCCATGCCCTGGATCAACTTCCTGGCCAACTGGGGCTTCGCCTGGCTGGCCAGCATCCTTTTCCTACGCCGGGTCACGGACCTGCACTCGGGCATGAGGGCCTACCGCACCAGCCTGTTCGACGAGATGAGCTTTCAAGCCCAGGGCTCGGCCCTACCCGTGGAGCTGCTGCTCAAGCCCATGGCCAAGGGCAAGAAGGTCAAGGCGATCTTCATCCCTTATGACGAGCGCACCGGTGAGAGCACCCTGGATCCGCTGAAGAGCGCCTGGTGGACCCTGAAACGGATTCTCCGCGTCAGGTTTGGCTTTTAG